In one window of Pseudanabaena sp. FACHB-2040 DNA:
- a CDS encoding helix-turn-helix domain-containing protein, giving the protein MAFHQDYLGVEQPAIGQLIRELRQTLKLTQEKFAAQLGVSFPTINRWENGRSTPSPLALKQIEILLNQLSESPNVTLREHSQAIEGKYLPSRKLKA; this is encoded by the coding sequence GTGGCTTTTCATCAAGACTATTTAGGGGTCGAACAGCCTGCCATTGGTCAACTGATTCGAGAACTGCGGCAAACCTTGAAGCTGACCCAAGAGAAGTTTGCGGCTCAGCTTGGAGTTTCCTTTCCCACCATCAATCGTTGGGAGAACGGACGTTCGACCCCTTCACCGTTAGCCCTTAAACAGATTGAAATTTTGCTGAACCAGTTGTCTGAGTCACCCAATGTGACTTTACGAGAACACAGTCAGGCAATTGAAGGAAAATACTTGCCCTCAAGGAAGCTAAAAGCATGA